A region from the Lolium perenne isolate Kyuss_39 chromosome 4, Kyuss_2.0, whole genome shotgun sequence genome encodes:
- the LOC127326195 gene encoding zinc finger CCCH domain-containing protein 54 isoform X2, with translation MEPAELAKIIFSKVQSVDPDNVCKIVGCILLREPDENEMVHLAYGTEASLHNTIREAKNTLTAIYARCSASPVVGYHHQQVCSHPAAVRHFSPAAAAAYSVQYWDSPPQAATEKEYAFVDTETHYGLRGGDQQHPLVDDHLDGGGYYFPQDAFHNGAAGPRAAAGRRSNAVSSRRPCHYFFKGVCKNGQNCHYSHHQVYSPDGSFALDLHGGTTPGSLERLEVEITELLHSRRGQPVSIASLPTLYGEKYGKGLQADGYLTESQRHGKAGYSLTKLLSRLNKIRVIERPHGQHSVVLAEDAAKYTDCRSDRGGDLPASSHQIYLTFPSDSNFTEDDVANYFGQYGPVRDVRIPCQDQRMFGFVSFQNPETVTALLMRRNPHFICGSRVLAKAYREKTKCISDRTNCNKPTMHYYPPRWIDTDPDFYPEYDSPRLARRQLVEMKRDRQLLELERRHFAGLRVEPQCAYFDCNIGDVDPFTSQSAGSKEVERMDPLDTPDPLDDIVSTSQAPPIQATNNYQDQESNQIELLPESPFASSAPAGNGI, from the exons ATGGAGCCTGCGGAGTTAGCCAAGATCATCTTCTCCAAGGTGCAGAGCGTGGATCCGGACAACGTGTGCAAGATCGTGGGATGCATCCTGCTGCGCGAGCCCGACGAGAACGAGATGGTGCACCTCGCCTACGGCACCGAAGCGTCGCTGCACAATACCATCCGCGAGGCCAAGAACACGCTCACCGCCATCTACGCCCGCTGCTCCGCCTCCCCCGTCGTCGGCTACCACCACCAGCAGGTGTGCTCCCACCCTGCCGCCGTCCGTCACTTCtcccccgccgctgccgccgcctacAGCGTCCAGTACTGGGACTCTCCGCCACAGGCGGCCACGGAGAAGGAGTACGCCTTCGTCGACACCGAAACCCACTACGGGCTGCGCGGCGGTGACCAGCAGCACCCGCTCGTCGACGACCACCTCGACGGCGGTGGGTACTACTTCCCTCAGGACGCGTTCCACAATGGCGCCGCCGGACCGAGGGCAGCGGCCGGCCGGCGGTCGAACGCGGTGTCGTCCAGACGGCCCTGCCACTACTTCTTCAAGGGCGTCTGCAAGAACGGCCAGAACTGCCACTACTCGCACCACCAGGTGTACTCCCCTGACGGGTCGTTCGCCCTGGACCTCCACGGCGGGACAACGCCAGGATCCTTAGAGAGGCTGGAGGTGGAGATCACAGAACTGCTGCACTCGAGGCGGGGGCAGCCGGTGTCCATCGCCTCGCTGCCCACGCTCTACGGCGAGAAGTACGGCAAGGGCCTCCAGGCCGACGGCTACCTGACCGAGAGCCAGCGGCATGGCAAGGCTGGATACAGCCTCACCAAGCTGCTCTCCCGCCTCAACAAGATCAGGGTCATAGAAAG GCCGCACGGGCAGCACTCGGTGGTTCTGGCCGAGGACGCCGCCAAGTACACGGATTGCCGGAGCGACAGGGGAGGTGACTTGCCGGCCAGCTCGCACCAGATATACCTCACGTTCCCTTCCGACAGCAACTTCACCGAGGACGACGTCGCCAATTATTTTGG GCAGTATGGTCCAGTGCGTGATGTGAGGATCCCATGCCAAGACCAGCGAATGTTCGGGTTCGTGAGCTTCCAGAACCCGGAGACGGTGACGGCCCTCCTAATGCGGCGCAACCCGCATTTCATCTGTGGATCGCGGGTCCTCGCCAAAGCCTACAGGGAGAAAACCAAATGCATTAGTGACAG GACCAATTGCAATAAGCCGACGATGCATTACTATCCTCCACGCTGGATTGACACAGATCCAGACTTCTATCCAG AGTATGATTCTCCAAGGCTGGCGAGGAGGCAACTGGTGGAGATGAAGCGCGACAGGCAGCTGTTGGAGCTGGAGAGGAGGCACTTCGCTGGGCTCCGTGTAGAGCCGCAGTGCGCCTACTTCGACTGTAACATCGGGGACGTCGATCCATTCACTTCCCAGTCCGCAG GTTCCAAAGAAGTGGAGCGGATGGATCCCCTTGACACGCCTGATCCACTCGATGATATCGTCTCAACAAGCCAGGCCCCTCCCATACAGGCAACCAACAACTACCAAGACCAAGAAAG TAACCAGATTGAACTCCTCCCAGAAAGCCCATTTGCCTCGTCGGCGCCTGCTGGAAATGGCATATAA
- the LOC127326195 gene encoding zinc finger CCCH domain-containing protein 54 isoform X1, with product MEPAELAKIIFSKVQSVDPDNVCKIVGCILLREPDENEMVHLAYGTEASLHNTIREAKNTLTAIYARCSASPVVGYHHQQVCSHPAAVRHFSPAAAAAYSVQYWDSPPQAATEKEYAFVDTETHYGLRGGDQQHPLVDDHLDGGGYYFPQDAFHNGAAGPRAAAGRRSNAVSSRRPCHYFFKGVCKNGQNCHYSHHQVYSPDGSFALDLHGGTTPGSLERLEVEITELLHSRRGQPVSIASLPTLYGEKYGKGLQADGYLTESQRHGKAGYSLTKLLSRLNKIRVIERPHGQHSVVLAEDAAKYTDCRSDRGGDLPASSHQIYLTFPSDSNFTEDDVANYFGQYGPVRDVRIPCQDQRMFGFVSFQNPETVTALLMRRNPHFICGSRVLAKAYREKTKCISDRTNCNKPTMHYYPPRWIDTDPDFYPEYDSPRLARRQLVEMKRDRQLLELERRHFAGLRVEPQCAYFDCNIGDVDPFTSQSAVTCPGSKEVERMDPLDTPDPLDDIVSTSQAPPIQATNNYQDQESNQIELLPESPFASSAPAGNGI from the exons ATGGAGCCTGCGGAGTTAGCCAAGATCATCTTCTCCAAGGTGCAGAGCGTGGATCCGGACAACGTGTGCAAGATCGTGGGATGCATCCTGCTGCGCGAGCCCGACGAGAACGAGATGGTGCACCTCGCCTACGGCACCGAAGCGTCGCTGCACAATACCATCCGCGAGGCCAAGAACACGCTCACCGCCATCTACGCCCGCTGCTCCGCCTCCCCCGTCGTCGGCTACCACCACCAGCAGGTGTGCTCCCACCCTGCCGCCGTCCGTCACTTCtcccccgccgctgccgccgcctacAGCGTCCAGTACTGGGACTCTCCGCCACAGGCGGCCACGGAGAAGGAGTACGCCTTCGTCGACACCGAAACCCACTACGGGCTGCGCGGCGGTGACCAGCAGCACCCGCTCGTCGACGACCACCTCGACGGCGGTGGGTACTACTTCCCTCAGGACGCGTTCCACAATGGCGCCGCCGGACCGAGGGCAGCGGCCGGCCGGCGGTCGAACGCGGTGTCGTCCAGACGGCCCTGCCACTACTTCTTCAAGGGCGTCTGCAAGAACGGCCAGAACTGCCACTACTCGCACCACCAGGTGTACTCCCCTGACGGGTCGTTCGCCCTGGACCTCCACGGCGGGACAACGCCAGGATCCTTAGAGAGGCTGGAGGTGGAGATCACAGAACTGCTGCACTCGAGGCGGGGGCAGCCGGTGTCCATCGCCTCGCTGCCCACGCTCTACGGCGAGAAGTACGGCAAGGGCCTCCAGGCCGACGGCTACCTGACCGAGAGCCAGCGGCATGGCAAGGCTGGATACAGCCTCACCAAGCTGCTCTCCCGCCTCAACAAGATCAGGGTCATAGAAAG GCCGCACGGGCAGCACTCGGTGGTTCTGGCCGAGGACGCCGCCAAGTACACGGATTGCCGGAGCGACAGGGGAGGTGACTTGCCGGCCAGCTCGCACCAGATATACCTCACGTTCCCTTCCGACAGCAACTTCACCGAGGACGACGTCGCCAATTATTTTGG GCAGTATGGTCCAGTGCGTGATGTGAGGATCCCATGCCAAGACCAGCGAATGTTCGGGTTCGTGAGCTTCCAGAACCCGGAGACGGTGACGGCCCTCCTAATGCGGCGCAACCCGCATTTCATCTGTGGATCGCGGGTCCTCGCCAAAGCCTACAGGGAGAAAACCAAATGCATTAGTGACAG GACCAATTGCAATAAGCCGACGATGCATTACTATCCTCCACGCTGGATTGACACAGATCCAGACTTCTATCCAG AGTATGATTCTCCAAGGCTGGCGAGGAGGCAACTGGTGGAGATGAAGCGCGACAGGCAGCTGTTGGAGCTGGAGAGGAGGCACTTCGCTGGGCTCCGTGTAGAGCCGCAGTGCGCCTACTTCGACTGTAACATCGGGGACGTCGATCCATTCACTTCCCAGTCCGCAG TTACGTGCCCAGGTTCCAAAGAAGTGGAGCGGATGGATCCCCTTGACACGCCTGATCCACTCGATGATATCGTCTCAACAAGCCAGGCCCCTCCCATACAGGCAACCAACAACTACCAAGACCAAGAAAG TAACCAGATTGAACTCCTCCCAGAAAGCCCATTTGCCTCGTCGGCGCCTGCTGGAAATGGCATATAA